A window from Hemicordylus capensis ecotype Gifberg chromosome 2, rHemCap1.1.pri, whole genome shotgun sequence encodes these proteins:
- the RIMOC1 gene encoding RAB7A-interacting MON1-CCZ1 complex subunit 1 isoform X1: MAGASLAPYLQQRLAGLEERLHRLLKDGEPADAFLMQASATLENLKDLFQEAGENCTLSIIFQHYTQAILDITYFEENQLVDKEFPEESSLQKVEELINALSEPEILIKESGTSQEPLAVLGIELLECLYWRRGALLYMFCHTVKGRREWLLEKTESLKKFLNEGIQYLVKMLGLRSPVNPNEETLFQDADTARLLHDGVFSDTHLLAMMYAGEMCYWGLNYFGEEKEKQSRSSRDSQSNSKPPCSSHGEVLDFRDIGKRMLLKYVAMCEGPLRGHEWNTKNAKLILGYFK; the protein is encoded by the exons ATGGCTGGGGCGAGCCTTGCCCCTTACCTGCAGCAGCGGCTTGCGGGGCTCGAGGAGCGGCTGCACCGCTTGCTCAAAGACGGGGAACCTGCCG ATGCCTTCTTAATGCAAGCTTCTGCTACGCTGGAAAACTTGAAAGACCTTTTTCAAGAAGCTGGAGAAAACTGCACACTTTCCATCATCTTTCAGCATTATACACAG GCAATCTTGGATATCACATATTTTGAAGAAAACCAGCTTGTAGATAAAGAATTTCCAGAAGAGTCCTCTCTACAGAAGGTTGAGGAATTGATTAACGCGCTTTCAGAGCCAGAAATCTTGATTAAAGAAAGTGGCACATCTCAAGAA CCCCTTGCTGTCCTTGGTATAGAATTACTGGAATGTCTCTACTGGAGGAGAGGAGCCTTGCTCTACATGTTTTGTCACACAGTTAAAGGAAGGAGAGAGTGGTTGCTGGAGAAGACCGAGTCACTCAAAaag TTTCTTAATGAAGGAATCCAATACTTGGTGAAGATGCTTGGTTTAAGAAGTCCTGTTAACCCGAATGAAGAGACCTTGTTTCAGGATGCAGACACAGCTAGACTGCTCCATGATG GCGTTTTTAGTGATACCCATCTACTGGCGATGATGTATGCAGGAGAAATGTGTTATTGGGGACTGAATTACtttggagaagaaaaagaaaagcaatcgAGGTCAAGCAGAGATTCGCAATCGAATAGCAAACCACCCTGCAGCTCACACGGTGAAGTTCTGGACTTCCGAGACATAGGAAAGAGGATGTTGCTGAAATACGTGGCCATGTGTGAAGGACCTTTAAGAGGACATGAGTGGAATACAAAAAACGCAAAGCTCATATTGGGCTATTTTAAGTAA
- the RIMOC1 gene encoding RAB7A-interacting MON1-CCZ1 complex subunit 1 isoform X2 has product MQASATLENLKDLFQEAGENCTLSIIFQHYTQAILDITYFEENQLVDKEFPEESSLQKVEELINALSEPEILIKESGTSQEPLAVLGIELLECLYWRRGALLYMFCHTVKGRREWLLEKTESLKKFLNEGIQYLVKMLGLRSPVNPNEETLFQDADTARLLHDGVFSDTHLLAMMYAGEMCYWGLNYFGEEKEKQSRSSRDSQSNSKPPCSSHGEVLDFRDIGKRMLLKYVAMCEGPLRGHEWNTKNAKLILGYFK; this is encoded by the exons ATGCAAGCTTCTGCTACGCTGGAAAACTTGAAAGACCTTTTTCAAGAAGCTGGAGAAAACTGCACACTTTCCATCATCTTTCAGCATTATACACAG GCAATCTTGGATATCACATATTTTGAAGAAAACCAGCTTGTAGATAAAGAATTTCCAGAAGAGTCCTCTCTACAGAAGGTTGAGGAATTGATTAACGCGCTTTCAGAGCCAGAAATCTTGATTAAAGAAAGTGGCACATCTCAAGAA CCCCTTGCTGTCCTTGGTATAGAATTACTGGAATGTCTCTACTGGAGGAGAGGAGCCTTGCTCTACATGTTTTGTCACACAGTTAAAGGAAGGAGAGAGTGGTTGCTGGAGAAGACCGAGTCACTCAAAaag TTTCTTAATGAAGGAATCCAATACTTGGTGAAGATGCTTGGTTTAAGAAGTCCTGTTAACCCGAATGAAGAGACCTTGTTTCAGGATGCAGACACAGCTAGACTGCTCCATGATG GCGTTTTTAGTGATACCCATCTACTGGCGATGATGTATGCAGGAGAAATGTGTTATTGGGGACTGAATTACtttggagaagaaaaagaaaagcaatcgAGGTCAAGCAGAGATTCGCAATCGAATAGCAAACCACCCTGCAGCTCACACGGTGAAGTTCTGGACTTCCGAGACATAGGAAAGAGGATGTTGCTGAAATACGTGGCCATGTGTGAAGGACCTTTAAGAGGACATGAGTGGAATACAAAAAACGCAAAGCTCATATTGGGCTATTTTAAGTAA